Proteins from a genomic interval of Spiroplasma endosymbiont of Lonchoptera lutea:
- a CDS encoding DNA polymerase IV — protein MKVIFYIDMNAFFASCHQVIDPRIVSKPIVVSSQSRRAIVASANYEARKYNIKTAMPLYQAKALCPTLICININRKLYIEYSHKIFNLLVNNFTNKVEITSIDEYCLDATNIYLQYNNAFECAKAIQNNILNSLNLPCSIGISYNKFLAKMASKVNKPLGIFIFKPHNIKTKLWPLDIKELSGIGKKTTEKLKNININTIGDFANSTNNWALQEIIGKGYFVLQQIALGKTSNINDQINFQEQKSISHDLTFEYDTENIDEIKQYLLDLTCKVVSRAKSNSLVGKIITFAFKTNRTQWTSKRISLTDYTNDIDTIYSSVLYLFETIWNYHSIRAIRINLGKTVNQYDLNIQLELFNPALSSEKKSQMTLQETIIKKINRQWKQEISMTGKKYLDKIYSKNNNSYATKNKTKKYK, from the coding sequence ATGAAAGTAATATTTTATATTGATATGAATGCTTTTTTTGCTAGTTGTCATCAAGTTATTGATCCAAGGATTGTTTCCAAACCTATTGTTGTTAGTAGTCAATCCAGAAGAGCAATTGTTGCTTCAGCTAACTATGAAGCGAGAAAATATAATATTAAAACTGCCATGCCCTTATATCAAGCAAAAGCGTTATGTCCGACATTAATTTGTATTAACATCAATCGTAAACTTTATATTGAGTATTCACATAAAATTTTCAATTTATTAGTAAATAATTTTACCAATAAAGTAGAAATAACTTCGATTGATGAATACTGTTTAGACGCAACTAATATTTATCTTCAATACAATAATGCATTTGAATGTGCTAAAGCAATCCAAAACAATATTTTAAATTCATTAAATTTACCTTGTAGTATTGGAATTTCTTATAACAAATTTTTAGCTAAAATGGCATCAAAAGTTAATAAACCATTAGGAATATTTATTTTTAAACCTCATAATATCAAAACTAAACTATGACCACTAGATATTAAAGAACTATCTGGTATCGGCAAAAAAACAACTGAAAAATTAAAAAATATTAATATTAATACTATTGGTGACTTTGCAAATAGCACTAATAACTGAGCTTTACAAGAAATAATAGGGAAAGGTTATTTTGTTCTTCAACAAATAGCTCTTGGAAAAACATCAAACATTAATGATCAGATTAATTTTCAAGAGCAAAAATCAATTAGTCATGATTTAACATTTGAATATGATACTGAAAATATTGATGAAATTAAACAATATTTATTAGATTTAACTTGCAAAGTTGTTAGTCGTGCTAAAAGTAATTCATTAGTAGGGAAGATAATTACTTTCGCTTTCAAAACTAATCGTACTCAGTGAACATCTAAACGAATTTCATTAACTGATTATACCAATGATATTGATACCATTTATTCCTCGGTTTTATATTTATTTGAAACCATTTGAAACTATCATTCAATTCGTGCCATTAGAATTAATTTAGGAAAAACAGTTAATCAATATGACTTAAATATCCAACTTGAATTATTTAATCCCGCATTATCATCCGAGAAAAAATCACAAATGACCTTACAAGAGACAATAATTAAAAAAATAAATAGACAATGAAAACAAGAAATTAGTATGACTGGTAAAAAATATTTAGACAAAATTTATTCTAAAAACAATAATAGCTATGCTACTAAAAATAAAACTAAAAAATATAAATAA
- a CDS encoding helix-turn-helix domain-containing protein: MGYKYLGIDERIYIENQLKFKVKISEIAKNLNRSISTINREVNRNKDNNHYFSLIAQNKAENRKQLHVYFHKFKNRELVKYVQQKLLLGWSPEQIYGRIKNFYQEWIISFPEM; this comes from the coding sequence ATGGGATACAAATATCTTGGCATAGATGAAAGAATTTATATTGAGAATCAATTGAAATTTAAAGTAAAAATTAGTGAAATAGCTAAAAATCTTAATCGAAGTATTAGTACTATTAATCGAGAAGTTAATAGAAATAAAGATAATAATCATTATTTTTCATTAATTGCACAAAATAAAGCAGAAAATAGAAAACAATTACATGTTTATTTTCATAAATTTAAAAATAGAGAATTAGTAAAATATGTACAACAAAAATTATTATTAGGTTGATCGCCTGAACAAATTTATGGCAGAATTAAAAATTTTTATCAAGAATGAATTATTAGTTTTCCTGAAATGTAA
- a CDS encoding IS30 family transposase encodes MYKYLTIESIIAIKEYKSYGFSIRKIAKAIDYSKSTVHRVCKLLNQNLLPLEILNQVQKNKQNADRKLIILTLTEINTINHLLITKNYALDIIADFLKKNKIKNISTKTLYNMFKTNRMGFDEKNLLRKGKNKPHKQKETRGRINNCKSIHERNLIIPNIKNIQEFGHLEGDTIVGKDHKSSIITLADIWSKTTIPLKTKNHKAESITQSIIKFISKLIPGTIKTITFDRGKEFSKWKLIEKNCNVKIYFADAGKPCQRGLNENNNGILRRYLPKSTDLSSYKQKDLNSIAFQINSTPRKSLSYKRPIDLIQLF; translated from the coding sequence ATGTATAAGTATCTGACTATTGAATCAATAATAGCAATAAAAGAATATAAAAGTTATGGATTTTCTATTCGTAAAATAGCAAAAGCAATTGATTATAGTAAATCAACTGTACACAGAGTTTGTAAATTATTAAATCAAAACTTATTACCATTAGAAATATTGAATCAAGTTCAAAAAAATAAACAAAATGCAGATAGAAAATTAATAATTTTAACTTTAACAGAAATTAATACTATCAATCATTTGTTAATTACTAAAAATTATGCTCTTGATATAATTGCTGATTTTTTAAAGAAAAATAAAATAAAAAATATTTCAACAAAAACTTTATATAACATGTTTAAAACAAATCGAATGGGTTTTGATGAAAAAAATTTATTGAGAAAAGGCAAAAATAAACCTCATAAACAAAAAGAAACTAGGGGCAGAATTAATAATTGTAAATCTATTCATGAAAGAAATTTAATCATTCCAAATATTAAAAATATACAAGAATTTGGCCATTTAGAGGGAGATACTATCGTTGGTAAAGATCATAAAAGTTCTATTATTACTTTAGCTGATATATGATCAAAAACCACAATTCCTTTGAAAACTAAAAATCATAAAGCAGAAAGTATTACACAAAGTATAATAAAATTTATTTCAAAATTAATACCAGGAACAATTAAAACTATTACTTTTGATCGTGGTAAAGAATTTAGTAAATGAAAATTAATTGAAAAAAATTGTAATGTTAAAATTTATTTTGCAGATGCCGGAAAACCTTGTCAAAGAGGTTTAAATGAGAACAATAATGGTATTTTAAGAAGATATTTACCAAAATCTACTGATTTATCTTCATATAAACAAAAAGACTTAAATTCTATAGCATTTCAAATTAATTCTACACCCAGAAAATCATTATCTTATAAAAGACCAATAGATTTAATACAATTATTTTAA
- a CDS encoding alkaline phosphatase family protein: MFFIILVNLNKPTIFYNNLNLNKPVDNVILVGVDGVSSANVFKNKYPNFQKIINKGIYSKTALNNGTIHSDSNWSSVLTATSDDIQKKHWNNHEVTDCSQYLQQDQDNWWIDNHNSKCYWNPLKVPPLSIMKYIDMFNTKNSHNSSQYYGTYDFTMDVILKSELYRQYASRAWNKKIAANIQDNIKENINNSKKKYQEGFFKQDKVLDILQHTQLDRMSIYNSLPGSYDRLVKIDQAAVNLFLNDTKDKKLGPLSFLYLASTDLLAHAKYGNSGYYDQYLLSNVDMWLENILNALKRAEYDNYLLIFVSDHGHIGKNHTFYAPLELQIPFIRYHPHNRKNGILGYQISNMDLTPIIASALGLPILKTYKNILGEIQPWWNYQSRILDVFQDEK; this comes from the coding sequence TTGTTTTTTATTATTTTAGTTAATTTAAATAAACCAACAATATTTTATAATAATTTAAATTTAAATAAACCGGTTGATAATGTTATTCTTGTTGGTGTTGATGGTGTATCTTCTGCTAATGTATTTAAAAATAAATATCCTAATTTCCAAAAAATTATTAATAAAGGAATTTATAGTAAAACAGCATTAAATAATGGAACAATTCATTCGGATTCTAATTGGTCTTCGGTCTTAACTGCTACTAGTGATGATATTCAAAAAAAACACTGAAATAATCACGAGGTAACCGATTGTAGTCAATATTTGCAACAAGACCAAGATAATTGATGAATTGATAATCATAATTCAAAATGTTATTGAAACCCATTAAAAGTACCACCATTATCAATTATGAAGTATATTGATATGTTTAATACAAAAAATAGTCATAATTCTTCGCAATATTATGGGACTTATGATTTTACAATGGATGTAATCTTAAAAAGTGAATTATATCGCCAATATGCCAGTAGGGCGTGGAACAAGAAAATTGCTGCTAATATTCAAGATAATATTAAGGAAAATATTAATAATTCAAAGAAAAAATATCAAGAGGGTTTTTTTAAACAAGATAAGGTTTTAGATATTTTACAACACACACAACTAGATCGGATGAGTATATATAATTCTTTGCCTGGGTCATACGATCGGTTAGTAAAAATAGATCAAGCAGCTGTTAACTTATTTTTAAATGATACTAAGGATAAAAAGTTAGGTCCGTTATCATTTCTATATTTAGCTAGTACTGATTTATTAGCACACGCTAAATATGGTAATAGCGGTTATTATGACCAGTATTTGCTTAGTAATGTTGATATGTGACTAGAAAATATATTAAATGCTTTAAAAAGGGCAGAATATGATAATTACTTATTAATTTTTGTTTCTGATCACGGACATATTGGTAAGAATCATACTTTTTATGCACCATTAGAATTACAAATTCCTTTTATAAGGTATCATCCTCATAATAGAAAAAATGGCATATTGGGATATCAAATTAGTAATATGGATCTAACACCAATAATTGCCAGTGCTTTAGGATTACCAATATTAAAAACTTATAAAAATATTTTAGGTGAAATTCAACCTTGATGAAATTATCAAAGTAGAATATTGGATGTATTTCAAGATGAAAAATAA
- a CDS encoding rolling circle replication-associated protein has product MNLQPQNPTDFYMKTIYYGQYIRNIVMPLERIKANNRNANGVKNKGNCDTKLLNSNIRAKSNVIRKAYHNFWDCKKLTFLTLTYADVNEFDIRKCKRDLNKFFKKLKYWFKVKNKNIKYLYTYEYQKRGVIHFHILITEKIPHKIILQFWPYGINKNIRVRENTNEMVVKYCSKYITKNVLNEKSLNQYDLNIKAYQFSYNCQNPITRKQVFTDTLNNIVNRTVNSEFVKYLKSTVNNFKTKMCGAIYEFKNINYIDFKSANYASLESLRFRNQLRKIKH; this is encoded by the coding sequence ATGAATTTACAACCTCAAAATCCGACTGATTTTTATATGAAAACCATTTATTACGGTCAATATATTCGCAATATTGTTATGCCTTTAGAACGCATTAAAGCAAATAACCGCAATGCTAATGGAGTTAAAAATAAGGGCAATTGTGATACAAAACTGCTTAATAGTAATATTCGTGCAAAATCTAATGTTATTCGAAAGGCATATCATAATTTTTGAGACTGTAAAAAACTTACATTTTTAACTCTTACTTATGCTGATGTTAATGAATTTGATATTAGAAAATGTAAGCGTGATTTAAATAAATTTTTTAAAAAATTAAAATACTGATTTAAAGTTAAAAATAAAAATATTAAGTACTTGTATACCTATGAATATCAAAAACGAGGCGTTATTCATTTTCATATTTTAATCACCGAAAAAATACCACATAAAATTATTTTACAATTTTGACCTTATGGGATTAATAAAAATATTAGAGTTCGTGAAAACACTAATGAAATGGTTGTAAAATATTGCTCCAAATATATAACTAAAAATGTCCTGAACGAAAAATCATTAAACCAGTATGACTTAAATATCAAGGCTTATCAATTCTCATATAACTGTCAAAATCCCATTACTAGAAAACAAGTATTTACCGATACTTTGAATAATATTGTTAATCGAACTGTAAATTCTGAATTTGTAAAATATTTAAAATCAACAGTTAATAACTTTAAAACCAAAATGTGCGGAGCAATCTATGAATTTAAAAATATTAATTATATAGACTTTAAAAGTGCAAATTATGCTTCATTAGAAAGTTTAAGATTTAGAAATCAACTAAGAAAAATAAAACATTAG
- a CDS encoding TlyA family RNA methyltransferase, with product MKKIRLDILLVQKELFHSRTEAQSAIINHQVLVNEELIIKSGTLVALNSIIRIKKQDNQFVSRGGYKLSKALKAFNINLENLVCLDIGSSTGGFTDCMLQNQAKLVYSLDVGTNQLAWKLRIHPQVIVMENTNFRYVKKEMFKNNISFCAIDVAFISLTKIIPVLTEILMPQGQLVCLIKPQFESRKTQIEKGGVVKNPIVHYQVLNNLIAFFKEYGFSLQGLIYSPIVGHKKGNIEYLAHLSFNNLLQSKEINVIKLVDDAFNTLKNPTK from the coding sequence ATGAAAAAAATCCGATTAGATATATTATTAGTTCAAAAAGAATTATTTCATTCTCGAACTGAAGCTCAAAGTGCCATTATTAATCATCAAGTACTTGTAAATGAGGAATTAATTATTAAGTCAGGAACTTTAGTTGCCCTTAACAGTATTATTAGAATAAAAAAACAAGATAATCAATTTGTTTCTCGTGGGGGATATAAATTAAGTAAAGCTCTTAAAGCGTTTAATATCAATTTAGAAAATCTTGTATGTTTAGATATCGGTTCTTCTACGGGTGGTTTTACTGATTGTATGTTACAAAATCAAGCAAAATTGGTTTATAGTTTAGATGTCGGTACTAATCAATTAGCTTGAAAATTACGAATTCACCCCCAAGTAATTGTTATGGAAAACACTAATTTTCGTTATGTTAAGAAAGAAATGTTTAAAAATAATATTAGTTTTTGTGCTATTGATGTTGCCTTTATTTCATTAACAAAAATTATTCCGGTTTTAACAGAAATTTTAATGCCCCAAGGTCAATTAGTTTGTTTAATTAAACCACAATTTGAAAGTAGGAAAACGCAAATTGAAAAGGGGGGCGTTGTTAAAAACCCCATAGTGCATTATCAAGTATTAAATAATTTAATTGCTTTTTTTAAAGAATATGGTTTTTCTTTACAAGGTTTAATTTATAGTCCAATCGTTGGCCACAAGAAAGGAAATATTGAATATTTAGCTCATTTATCTTTCAATAACCTTTTACAAAGCAAAGAAATTAATGTTATAAAATTAGTAGATGATGCTTTTAATACCCTTAAAAATCCCACCAAATAG
- a CDS encoding IS30 family transposase, translating to MILKNCPIYIYNSGFKTIYNWIYSGLLEKVTSKNLRRKGKKRKSQENRGKFNGKSIKERNVNNRITLGHWEGDTVVSSRGKSKSCLITLVERTSRFTLVILVENRTTKVINKNISHYLSILPNNLVKTITFDRGKEFANWQQLEKNLNVKIYFADAYSPWQRGTNENTNGLIREKFPKKFNFSNTTKNAVHKFILSLNQRPRKILNYLSPIEYLVRKII from the coding sequence ATTATTTTAAAAAACTGTCCCATTTATATTTACAATTCAGGTTTTAAAACAATTTACAATTGAATTTATTCTGGATTACTTGAAAAGGTTACTAGTAAAAATTTAAGAAGAAAAGGTAAGAAACGAAAATCTCAAGAAAATCGGGGTAAATTTAATGGTAAATCCATTAAAGAACGAAATGTTAATAATCGCATAACTCTTGGCCATTGAGAAGGTGATACTGTAGTATCATCACGAGGTAAAAGTAAATCATGTTTAATAACTTTAGTTGAAAGAACATCAAGATTTACTTTAGTAATATTAGTTGAAAATAGAACTACTAAAGTTATTAACAAAAATATTAGTCATTATTTATCAATTCTTCCAAATAATCTTGTTAAGACTATAACATTTGATAGGGGTAAAGAATTTGCTAATTGACAACAACTTGAAAAAAATTTAAATGTGAAAATTTATTTTGCTGATGCATATTCACCTTGACAAAGAGGTACTAATGAAAATACTAATGGTTTAATTAGAGAAAAATTTCCTAAAAAATTTAATTTTTCAAACACTACTAAAAATGCAGTTCATAAATTTATATTGTCTTTAAACCAAAGACCAAGAAAAATACTAAATTATCTTTCGCCAATCGAATATTTGGTTAGAAAAATAATTTAG
- a CDS encoding transcription antitermination factor NusB has protein sequence MEKNSQHNIRESIIFFIYQQQLLNYDLETIIKEIKENEEDFNTEITNNLIHLFEQREIIIKIINKYLKVGWHFSKLSNLEQGILLWATYELLILKENSAIIINEAVLVTKKYFINSEYKYINGILQSIADNEKKN, from the coding sequence ATGGAAAAAAATTCACAGCATAATATAAGAGAAAGCATAATTTTTTTTATCTATCAACAACAATTATTAAATTATGACTTAGAAACAATTATTAAAGAAATTAAAGAAAATGAAGAAGATTTTAATACGGAAATTACTAATAATTTAATCCATCTTTTCGAACAACGAGAAATTATAATTAAAATTATTAATAAGTACTTAAAAGTAGGGTGACATTTTTCTAAATTATCTAATTTAGAGCAAGGGATTTTATTGTGAGCAACTTATGAATTACTGATTTTAAAAGAAAATTCAGCAATTATTATTAATGAAGCAGTTCTTGTTACTAAAAAGTATTTCATCAATAGTGAATATAAATATATTAATGGCATTTTGCAAAGTATTGCTGATAATGAGAAAAAAAACTAA
- a CDS encoding IS30 family transposase, which translates to MYKYLTIESIIAIKEYKSYGFSIRKIAKAIDYSKSTVHRVCKLLNQNLLPLEILNQVQKNKQNAGRKLIILTLTEINTINHLLITKNYALDIIADFLKKNKIKNISTKTLYNMFKTNRMGFDEKNLLRKGKNKPHKQKETRGRINNCKSIHERNLIIPNIKNIQEFGHLEGDTIVGKDHKSSIITLADIWSKTTIPLKTKNHKAESITQSIIKFISKLIPGTIKTITFDRGKEFSKWKLIEKNCNVKIYFADAGKPCQRGLNENNNGILRRYLPKSTDLSSYKQKDLNSIAFQINSTSRKSLSYKRPIDLIQLF; encoded by the coding sequence ATGTATAAGTATCTGACTATTGAATCAATAATAGCAATAAAAGAATATAAAAGTTATGGATTTTCTATTCGTAAAATAGCAAAAGCAATTGATTATAGTAAATCAACTGTACACAGAGTTTGTAAATTATTAAATCAAAACTTATTACCATTAGAAATATTGAATCAAGTTCAAAAAAATAAACAAAATGCAGGTAGAAAATTAATAATTTTAACTTTAACAGAAATTAATACTATCAATCATTTGTTAATTACTAAAAATTATGCTCTTGATATAATTGCTGATTTTTTAAAGAAAAATAAAATAAAAAATATTTCAACAAAAACTTTATATAACATGTTTAAAACAAATCGAATGGGTTTTGATGAAAAAAATTTATTGAGAAAAGGCAAAAATAAACCTCATAAACAAAAAGAAACTAGGGGCAGAATTAATAATTGTAAATCTATTCATGAAAGAAATTTAATCATTCCAAATATTAAAAATATACAAGAATTTGGCCATTTAGAGGGAGATACTATCGTTGGTAAAGATCATAAAAGTTCTATTATTACTTTAGCTGATATATGATCAAAAACCACAATTCCTTTGAAAACTAAAAATCATAAAGCAGAAAGTATTACACAAAGTATAATAAAATTTATTTCAAAATTAATACCAGGAACAATTAAAACTATTACTTTTGATCGTGGTAAAGAATTTAGTAAATGAAAATTAATTGAAAAAAATTGTAATGTTAAAATTTATTTTGCAGATGCCGGCAAACCTTGTCAAAGAGGTTTAAATGAGAACAATAATGGTATTTTAAGAAGATATTTACCAAAATCTACTGATTTATCTTCATATAAACAAAAAGACTTAAATTCTATAGCATTTCAAATTAATTCTACATCCAGAAAATCATTATCTTATAAAAGACCAATAGATTTAATACAATTATTTTAA